The following are encoded together in the Desulfovibrio legallii genome:
- a CDS encoding nine-heme cytochrome c, producing the protein MRNGTTLLLLAALALAGAACLSGTGAGTAVAATLEPTDSGAPSAKVMFPVSEKPNPKGSAMKPVVFNHLIHEKKVENCETCHHTGDPVACTTCHTVEGKAEGNFITLDRAMHATNIAKRAKGNTPVSCVSCHEQQTKERRECAGCHKIVTPSRSQAWCATCHNVTPSMTPADLQQGIADKLPPERNEELAAETVLSHKPVKNLAPTDAPYKVTIDAITETYEPAVFSHRRHLSSLMERIKDDKLAQAFHNQPEILCSTCHHRSPLSATPPKCASCHTKDIDPAHPQRPSLKAAYHLQCMGCHQGMNVGRPRNTDCTTCHKARP; encoded by the coding sequence ATGAGGAACGGCACAACACTGCTACTGCTGGCGGCTCTGGCCCTGGCGGGCGCGGCGTGTCTCTCGGGTACCGGGGCTGGAACGGCGGTGGCCGCCACCCTGGAACCCACTGACAGCGGCGCGCCTTCGGCCAAGGTCATGTTCCCGGTCAGCGAGAAGCCCAATCCCAAGGGCTCGGCCATGAAACCTGTGGTCTTCAACCATCTCATCCATGAAAAAAAGGTTGAAAACTGCGAAACCTGCCATCACACGGGAGACCCCGTCGCCTGTACCACCTGCCACACGGTGGAGGGCAAGGCCGAAGGCAATTTCATTACGCTTGACCGCGCCATGCACGCCACCAACATCGCCAAGCGCGCCAAGGGCAACACGCCCGTGAGCTGCGTAAGCTGTCACGAACAGCAGACCAAAGAACGGCGTGAATGCGCGGGCTGCCACAAAATCGTGACCCCCAGCCGCAGCCAGGCTTGGTGCGCCACCTGCCACAACGTGACGCCTTCCATGACGCCCGCCGACCTGCAGCAAGGCATTGCCGACAAGCTGCCGCCCGAACGCAATGAGGAACTGGCCGCGGAGACCGTGCTCTCCCACAAGCCCGTCAAAAACCTCGCGCCCACGGACGCCCCCTACAAGGTCACCATCGACGCCATCACCGAAACTTATGAGCCCGCCGTGTTCTCCCATCGTCGGCACCTTTCCTCGCTCATGGAACGCATCAAGGACGACAAGCTGGCCCAGGCCTTCCATAACCAGCCGGAAATCCTCTGCTCCACCTGCCATCACAGAAGCCCGCTTTCGGCCACGCCGCCCAAGTGCGCCAGCTGCCACACCAAGGATATCGACCCGGCGCATCCGCAGCGTCCCAGCCTCAAGGCCGCCTACCACCTTCAGTGCATGGGCTGCCACCAGGGTATGAATGTGGGACGCCCGAGAAACACCGACTGCACCACCTGCCACAAGGCGCGCCCGTAG
- the miaA gene encoding tRNA (adenosine(37)-N6)-dimethylallyltransferase MiaA yields MPGSAPPCVLPLPVICLAGPTGSGKTAAALALATALNGEVVNADSRQVYADFPCITAQPTAAEQAHCPHHLYGFLPTEQKISAGRWAAAASRTIAAILERGRTPLVVGGTGLYFQALLRGMARIPPVDPALTANLTARLEAEGAPALHAELAAQDPGYAARIHPNDRQRIVRALEVRLATGRPFSWWHAHAAEAPLCQGPLLVLDAPLAWLEPRLARRMDLMLEQGALDEARAALQNCSNPAAPGWTGIGCAEALAHLQGRCTLAQCRELWLRNTRAYAKRQRTWFRARSEAVFLPPDNGAAITAEAARSWEKLHKGTP; encoded by the coding sequence ATGCCCGGCAGCGCTCCCCCCTGCGTTCTTCCGCTGCCGGTCATCTGCCTGGCCGGGCCCACGGGTTCCGGCAAAACCGCGGCAGCCCTGGCCCTGGCCACAGCCCTCAACGGCGAGGTGGTCAACGCCGACTCGCGCCAGGTTTACGCCGACTTCCCCTGCATCACGGCCCAGCCCACGGCAGCGGAGCAGGCCCACTGCCCCCACCATCTTTACGGCTTTCTTCCCACAGAACAAAAAATCAGCGCCGGAAGATGGGCGGCAGCGGCCAGCCGCACCATTGCGGCGATTTTAGAACGCGGCCGCACGCCCCTGGTGGTGGGCGGCACCGGGCTCTATTTCCAGGCCCTGCTACGCGGCATGGCCCGCATCCCGCCCGTGGATCCCGCCCTTACGGCCAACCTTACAGCCCGCCTGGAAGCGGAAGGCGCGCCCGCCCTGCACGCAGAACTGGCCGCCCAGGACCCGGGCTACGCCGCGCGCATCCACCCCAACGACCGCCAACGCATTGTCCGCGCGCTGGAAGTGCGCCTGGCCACGGGCCGCCCCTTCAGCTGGTGGCACGCCCATGCCGCCGAAGCGCCTCTGTGCCAAGGCCCGCTGCTGGTGCTGGACGCCCCCTTAGCATGGCTGGAACCGCGCCTGGCCCGCCGTATGGACCTCATGCTGGAGCAAGGAGCTCTGGACGAAGCCCGCGCCGCCCTGCAAAACTGCAGTAATCCCGCCGCCCCCGGCTGGACGGGCATAGGCTGCGCCGAGGCCCTGGCCCATCTGCAGGGCCGCTGTACCCTCGCCCAGTGCCGGGAACTCTGGCTGCGCAACACGCGGGCCTACGCCAAACGGCAGCGCACCTGGTTCCGCGCCCGCAGCGAGGCCGTCTTTCTGCCGCCGGACAATGGGGCGGCTATAACCGCCGAGGCCGCACGCAGTTGGGAAAAACTGCACAAGGGCACTCCATAA
- the coaD gene encoding pantetheine-phosphate adenylyltransferase — protein sequence MKTALYPGTFDPLTNGHLSLIRRGCEVFDHLIVAVADNTPKKPLFSHEERVSMACEALKDMPNVTVEPFSGLTVEYAAQRGACALLRGLRAVSDFEYEFQLALMNRRLQRHIQTIFLMTDYQWLFISSTIVKAAASHGADIKGLVPENVRQALLQKYQQGEVRQGTPCLAPPYGGFRVL from the coding sequence ATGAAAACAGCCCTCTATCCCGGCACCTTCGACCCTTTGACCAACGGGCACCTGAGCCTTATCCGCCGCGGCTGCGAAGTTTTTGACCACCTCATCGTGGCCGTGGCCGACAACACGCCCAAAAAACCCCTGTTCAGCCATGAAGAGCGGGTAAGCATGGCCTGCGAGGCCCTCAAGGATATGCCCAACGTGACGGTAGAGCCCTTTTCCGGGCTGACGGTGGAATACGCCGCCCAACGCGGGGCCTGCGCCCTGCTGCGCGGGCTGCGCGCCGTTTCGGATTTTGAGTACGAATTCCAGCTGGCGCTCATGAACCGCCGATTGCAGCGCCACATTCAGACCATCTTTCTCATGACCGACTACCAGTGGCTGTTCATCAGCTCCACCATCGTCAAGGCGGCGGCCAGCCACGGGGCGGATATCAAGGGCCTGGTGCCGGAAAACGTCCGTCAGGCCCTGCTGCAAAAATACCAGCAGGGAGAGGTCCGCCAGGGCACACCCTGCCTGGCCCCGCCCTACGGCGGCTTTCGCGTGCTCTGA
- the rsmD gene encoding 16S rRNA (guanine(966)-N(2))-methyltransferase RsmD: MRIIAGRLGGRLLKTVEGEGYRPAMGRTREALFSMLAARGLNWSTARILDLFAGSGSLAFEAVSRGAPHALLVESAPQAVRCLTANTAALGLQDQVRLLAEDVLRVLKRPPDAPYDLVFMDPPYRKRLADPALRLLVQRGWLAPGAFVTAEVEKEARLSPPPELRPEVDRLLGQTRIRIWTMP, translated from the coding sequence ATGCGCATTATTGCAGGACGCCTGGGCGGACGTTTGCTCAAAACCGTGGAAGGCGAAGGCTACCGTCCGGCCATGGGCAGAACGCGGGAAGCGCTGTTTTCCATGCTGGCGGCGCGGGGCCTGAACTGGTCCACAGCGCGGATATTGGACCTTTTTGCCGGCAGCGGCAGCCTGGCCTTCGAGGCCGTGAGCCGGGGCGCGCCGCACGCCTTACTGGTGGAAAGCGCCCCCCAGGCAGTGCGCTGCCTTACAGCCAATACGGCGGCCCTGGGCCTGCAGGACCAGGTACGCCTGCTGGCCGAAGACGTACTGCGCGTGCTCAAGCGCCCGCCGGACGCGCCCTATGACCTGGTGTTCATGGACCCGCCCTACCGCAAACGCCTGGCAGACCCGGCCCTGCGTCTGCTTGTCCAGCGCGGCTGGCTTGCGCCCGGGGCCTTTGTGACCGCCGAAGTGGAAAAAGAAGCCCGACTTTCCCCACCGCCGGAGCTGCGCCCGGAGGTGGACCGACTGCTGGGCCAAACCCGTATCCGCATCTGGACCATGCCATGA
- a CDS encoding MBL fold metallo-hydrolase RNA specificity domain-containing protein yields MKVQFLGAAQTVTGSCYMIEANGKRFCVDCGMHQGNKAIEARNRDTKPYRPQDIDFILVTHAHIDHSGLLPKMVREGYAKPIYCTRATGELLELMLEDSAHIQEMEAQSEARKYLRRGLTNPPAALYATEDAQKAARFFQPVDYHKTFEPAPGIRVTYYDAGHILGSGSLRLEADENGRTTSMIFSGDIGRPQSLIVRNPEEPPQADYVFMESTYGDRDHKDEALSDAELAEAIAYSYGKGEKVIIPAFAVERTQEVLYCLHVLNKQGKLPADMPVFVDSPLAIRATEVFERHRELFDDNAQKMLNNGDNPFALPNLHYTLSASESQAINVYKGPAIVISASGMCNAGRVRHHLRHNIWRPGASIVFVGYQAAGTPGRQLVEKAKKITLFGEDVDVAARIFTINGFSAHAGQSQLLDWLAPLVTGHCAKVVLTHGEIKAQTILAGLMEQKFGVRPLIAAYLEEMVLEGCDVATTVSHETQAHPRVDWNFLTSEVERKWGLFKGRLADVEGRPWLEQTDLQDAVEKLDYALTRLLSRM; encoded by the coding sequence ATGAAAGTTCAATTTCTGGGCGCGGCGCAGACCGTGACCGGTTCCTGTTATATGATCGAAGCCAACGGCAAGCGCTTTTGCGTGGACTGCGGCATGCACCAGGGCAATAAGGCGATTGAAGCCCGCAACCGGGACACCAAGCCCTACCGGCCCCAAGACATCGATTTCATCCTTGTCACGCATGCCCACATCGACCACTCCGGCCTGCTGCCCAAGATGGTGCGCGAGGGCTACGCCAAGCCCATCTACTGCACCCGCGCCACGGGCGAACTGTTGGAGCTCATGCTGGAAGACAGCGCTCATATTCAGGAAATGGAAGCGCAGAGCGAAGCCAGAAAGTATCTGCGGCGCGGCCTGACCAACCCGCCCGCCGCCCTCTACGCCACCGAGGACGCACAAAAAGCCGCCCGCTTCTTTCAGCCCGTGGACTACCACAAGACCTTTGAGCCCGCACCGGGCATCCGCGTCACTTACTACGACGCCGGGCACATCCTGGGTTCGGGCAGCCTGCGTCTGGAGGCCGACGAAAACGGACGCACCACCAGTATGATCTTTTCGGGCGACATCGGGCGGCCCCAGTCCCTTATCGTGCGCAACCCGGAAGAGCCCCCGCAGGCGGACTACGTCTTCATGGAATCCACCTACGGCGACCGCGACCACAAAGATGAGGCCCTGAGCGATGCGGAACTGGCCGAAGCCATTGCCTACAGCTACGGCAAGGGCGAGAAGGTCATTATCCCGGCCTTTGCGGTAGAGCGCACCCAGGAGGTGCTCTACTGCCTGCATGTGCTCAATAAGCAGGGCAAGCTGCCGGCGGACATGCCCGTCTTTGTGGACAGCCCTCTGGCTATCCGCGCCACCGAAGTTTTTGAACGCCACCGCGAGCTTTTTGACGACAACGCCCAAAAGATGCTCAACAACGGCGATAATCCCTTTGCCCTGCCCAACCTGCACTACACCCTTTCCGCCAGCGAATCGCAGGCCATCAACGTCTACAAGGGCCCGGCCATCGTCATTTCAGCCAGCGGCATGTGCAACGCGGGCCGCGTGCGCCACCACCTGCGCCACAATATCTGGCGGCCCGGGGCCAGCATCGTCTTTGTGGGCTACCAGGCTGCGGGCACCCCCGGTCGGCAGCTTGTGGAAAAAGCAAAAAAAATTACCCTGTTCGGCGAAGACGTGGACGTGGCCGCGCGCATTTTCACCATCAACGGCTTTTCCGCCCACGCAGGGCAGAGCCAGCTGCTGGACTGGCTGGCCCCCCTGGTGACCGGCCACTGCGCCAAGGTGGTGCTGACCCACGGCGAAATCAAGGCCCAGACCATCCTGGCCGGGCTCATGGAGCAGAAATTCGGCGTGCGGCCCCTCATCGCCGCTTATCTGGAGGAAATGGTCCTGGAGGGCTGCGACGTGGCCACCACCGTAAGCCACGAAACGCAGGCCCACCCCAGGGTGGACTGGAACTTCCTTACCAGCGAAGTGGAACGCAAGTGGGGCCTGTTCAAAGGGCGGCTTGCAGACGTGGAAGGCCGCCCCTGGCTGGAGCAGACCGACCTGCAGGACGCCGTGGAAAAGCTGGACTACGCCCTTACCCGCCTGCTTTCACGGATGTAG
- a CDS encoding TIGR00730 family Rossman fold protein — protein MPELQQNIVDDLASVTTESWRTFRIMAEMVEALDTLNALKVNCISLFGSARCTQDMQEYQDAEKIARLLVQAGFGIISGGGPGVMEAANKGAFDAGGESVGLHIQLPHEQGCNQYVKTRCNFRYFFIRKFMFVKYAMAYVVMPGGMGTIDELSEAFVLAQTGRTRAFPIVLYDSSFWSGLLEWLRKSMAGRGFIKEAEIDKLITVCDTPEEVVSHLCKIVIL, from the coding sequence ATGCCGGAACTGCAACAGAATATTGTGGACGATCTTGCTTCCGTTACCACCGAATCCTGGCGTACCTTCCGCATCATGGCCGAGATGGTGGAGGCCCTGGATACACTCAATGCCTTGAAGGTCAACTGCATTTCGCTGTTCGGCTCCGCCCGCTGCACCCAGGATATGCAGGAATATCAGGATGCTGAGAAAATAGCCCGGTTGCTGGTGCAAGCGGGCTTCGGCATCATTTCCGGCGGCGGCCCCGGCGTAATGGAGGCGGCCAACAAGGGGGCGTTCGACGCGGGGGGCGAATCTGTAGGCCTGCACATTCAGCTGCCCCACGAGCAGGGCTGCAACCAGTATGTAAAGACGCGCTGCAACTTCCGCTATTTTTTCATCCGCAAATTCATGTTCGTCAAATACGCCATGGCCTATGTGGTCATGCCTGGGGGCATGGGCACCATCGACGAGCTTTCCGAGGCTTTTGTGCTGGCGCAGACGGGCCGCACCCGCGCTTTTCCCATTGTGCTCTACGATTCCAGCTTCTGGAGCGGCCTGCTGGAGTGGCTGCGTAAGAGCATGGCGGGCCGGGGCTTTATCAAGGAAGCGGAAATCGACAAGCTCATTACTGTCTGTGATACGCCGGAAGAAGTGGTCAGCCACCTGTGCAAGATTGTGATCCTTTGA
- a CDS encoding nucleoside deaminase: MDLALEEARRAAAAGEVPVGAVLAAADGRLLACAGNGVVRRNDPTAHAEILALRQAGAALGNYRLGGCVLAVTLEPCAMCAAACVHARLAGVVYGAADPRAGAVISRVEYLDAPEANHRVWHMGGVRGETCAAILRAFFGERRP; this comes from the coding sequence ATGGACCTGGCTCTGGAGGAGGCCCGCCGCGCTGCCGCAGCCGGTGAGGTGCCTGTGGGCGCAGTGCTGGCGGCGGCGGACGGCCGCCTGCTGGCGTGCGCCGGCAATGGCGTGGTCCGGCGCAACGACCCCACGGCCCACGCGGAGATTCTGGCGCTGCGCCAGGCGGGCGCGGCCCTGGGCAATTACCGTCTGGGCGGCTGCGTGCTGGCTGTCACCCTGGAGCCCTGCGCCATGTGCGCGGCGGCCTGTGTGCACGCCCGGTTGGCGGGGGTTGTTTACGGCGCGGCAGATCCGCGCGCCGGGGCCGTCATTTCCCGCGTCGAGTACCTGGACGCGCCTGAAGCCAACCACCGGGTCTGGCATATGGGCGGCGTGCGGGGAGAAACCTGCGCCGCAATCTTGCGCGCCTTTTTCGGGGAGCGGCGGCCGTAG
- the trmFO gene encoding methylenetetrahydrofolate--tRNA-(uracil(54)-C(5))-methyltransferase (FADH(2)-oxidizing) TrmFO has translation MPATRLRRIAPHGACSLRQSWASCLPEFHHVFFPDNVFSANRLEFPMPLQSIAVVGGGLAGCECALHLAEAGLAVTLFEQKPGRRSPAHISDNLAELVCSNSLRSDESSSGVGMLKAELRALGSRFMAAADACRVPAGKALAVDREAFAAMLTALVASQPRIRRVERNVCGLDDPVLAPFRTPEGTVVIAAGPLASEELSASLAAAVGAEHCYFYDAIAPIVWTHSLDMSVVFRASRYGQEQGDAPGEGDYLNCPMSREEYTAFYTALLEARTVQAHAFESERHFEGCMPIEALAQRGDRTLTFGPLKPVGFVDPRTGRRPWAILQLRAEKANGEACNLVGCQTKLVQSEQARIFRLVPGLEQAEFARYGSMHRNTYVNAPTALTPDLELRAAPGVYLAGQITGVEGYVESAACGLWLGMLLEARAYGRDLPTPPPECALGALLGHLRTPAKRFQPSNVHFGLMPPLDERARKKDRKALYAARAQAAFAAWRAAAGLA, from the coding sequence ATGCCTGCCACAAGGCTGCGGCGCATTGCGCCACATGGGGCTTGCTCCCTGCGTCAAAGTTGGGCAAGCTGCCTGCCTGAGTTTCATCATGTCTTTTTTCCCGACAATGTTTTTTCCGCAAACCGGCTGGAGTTCCCTATGCCTTTGCAATCCATAGCCGTGGTAGGCGGCGGTCTGGCCGGGTGTGAATGCGCCCTGCATCTGGCCGAAGCCGGCTTGGCCGTCACCCTTTTTGAGCAGAAGCCGGGGCGGCGCTCTCCGGCGCATATCAGCGACAACCTGGCCGAACTGGTCTGCTCCAATTCCCTGCGCTCGGACGAAAGCAGTTCGGGCGTGGGGATGCTCAAGGCCGAGCTGCGCGCCCTGGGCAGCCGTTTTATGGCCGCCGCCGACGCCTGTCGCGTGCCCGCGGGCAAAGCCCTGGCCGTGGACCGTGAAGCCTTTGCCGCCATGCTCACGGCCCTGGTGGCGTCCCAGCCGCGCATCCGCCGGGTGGAACGCAATGTGTGCGGCCTGGACGACCCCGTGCTGGCTCCGTTCCGCACTCCGGAAGGGACCGTGGTCATCGCTGCCGGGCCCCTGGCCTCCGAAGAGCTTTCCGCTTCCCTGGCTGCGGCGGTGGGTGCGGAGCACTGCTACTTTTACGACGCCATTGCGCCCATTGTCTGGACCCATTCGCTGGACATGAGCGTGGTCTTTCGCGCTTCGCGCTACGGCCAGGAACAGGGGGACGCCCCCGGCGAAGGGGATTACCTGAACTGCCCCATGAGCCGCGAGGAATACACAGCCTTTTATACTGCCCTGCTGGAGGCGCGTACGGTACAGGCCCACGCCTTCGAGTCGGAGCGGCACTTTGAAGGCTGTATGCCCATTGAAGCCCTGGCCCAGCGCGGCGACCGCACCCTGACCTTTGGGCCGCTCAAGCCCGTGGGCTTTGTGGACCCGCGCACGGGCCGCCGCCCCTGGGCCATACTCCAGCTGCGGGCCGAAAAAGCCAATGGCGAAGCCTGCAACCTGGTGGGTTGTCAGACAAAACTGGTGCAATCTGAGCAGGCCCGCATCTTCCGCCTGGTGCCCGGCCTGGAACAGGCGGAATTTGCCCGTTACGGCAGCATGCACCGGAATACCTACGTCAATGCGCCCACGGCCCTGACCCCGGACCTGGAGCTGCGCGCCGCGCCCGGCGTTTATCTTGCCGGGCAGATCACCGGCGTGGAAGGCTATGTGGAGTCCGCTGCCTGCGGCCTTTGGCTGGGCATGCTACTGGAAGCCCGCGCCTACGGCCGGGACCTGCCCACGCCGCCGCCGGAATGCGCCCTGGGCGCGCTGCTGGGGCATCTGCGCACGCCCGCCAAACGCTTTCAGCCCTCCAACGTGCACTTCGGCCTCATGCCCCCCCTGGACGAACGCGCCCGTAAAAAAGACCGCAAGGCCCTTTACGCGGCCCGCGCCCAGGCTGCCTTTGCCGCTTGGCGGGCGGCAGCGGGGCTGGCCTGA
- a CDS encoding outer membrane homotrimeric porin, producing MRKLATLLLAAAMLLGTAGQSLAVDFQIKGRWQFAFDYINGGNFMGKDRAGNHTIGQQWAAMRQQRDAFEAIQRMHVQLHAIASENLSGTVFFEIGEQRWGMDSQGGALGADGTVVKVKQSYIDWKVPHTPLKLRMGLQGVKLPGYAIDSPVFQDDVAGITASWKFNPHVSVTGVWMRPYNDNWTGNNKRPANYMDNFDLFVLSLPVTFEGLKITPWGMAGGMGPNSVYKNNMVVNRPGGSKAFTLANHNSQQGIDGLQIRDGLYPAAFSSRRPQSTLWSSEYSTMAWGGLTGQWTLFDPFRLTWDFTYGSVDHGREYLNRQGWYGMLVAEYATDWGLPGLYGWYFSGDDANPDNGSERLPYVVTSNNLTNSLSTFGYRGNPIMGGGKGILGTNPSGTWGVGARVKDVPSLENLTHTLRVNYFGGTNNTKMASYITGR from the coding sequence ATGAGGAAACTGGCGACACTTCTGCTGGCGGCGGCCATGCTGCTGGGGACGGCGGGACAGAGCCTGGCGGTGGACTTTCAGATCAAGGGGCGCTGGCAATTTGCCTTTGACTACATCAACGGCGGCAACTTTATGGGGAAAGACCGCGCCGGAAACCACACCATCGGGCAGCAATGGGCCGCCATGCGGCAGCAACGCGACGCATTTGAAGCCATTCAGCGCATGCATGTGCAACTGCACGCCATCGCCTCGGAAAATCTTTCGGGCACAGTGTTTTTTGAAATCGGCGAACAGCGCTGGGGCATGGATTCCCAGGGCGGCGCGCTGGGCGCGGACGGCACAGTGGTCAAGGTCAAGCAGTCGTATATCGACTGGAAGGTTCCGCACACGCCTCTCAAACTGCGCATGGGCCTGCAGGGCGTCAAACTGCCGGGCTACGCCATTGACAGTCCGGTATTTCAGGACGATGTGGCCGGCATTACCGCTTCATGGAAATTTAACCCGCATGTGAGCGTAACGGGCGTGTGGATGCGGCCCTATAACGACAACTGGACCGGCAACAACAAACGCCCGGCCAACTACATGGACAACTTTGATCTGTTTGTGCTGAGCCTGCCCGTAACCTTTGAAGGGCTTAAAATCACGCCTTGGGGCATGGCCGGAGGCATGGGGCCCAACTCCGTCTACAAAAACAACATGGTCGTCAACCGGCCCGGCGGCAGTAAAGCCTTTACCCTGGCCAACCACAACAGCCAGCAGGGCATTGACGGGCTGCAGATCCGCGACGGCCTGTACCCGGCGGCCTTCAGCAGCCGACGGCCCCAATCCACTCTCTGGAGCAGTGAATACAGCACCATGGCCTGGGGCGGCCTTACCGGCCAGTGGACCCTGTTCGACCCCTTCCGGCTGACCTGGGACTTTACCTACGGCAGCGTGGACCACGGACGGGAATACCTCAACCGCCAGGGCTGGTACGGCATGCTGGTGGCCGAATACGCCACGGACTGGGGCCTACCCGGCCTCTACGGCTGGTACTTCAGCGGCGACGACGCCAATCCCGACAACGGTTCGGAGCGCCTGCCCTACGTAGTCACGTCCAACAACCTGACCAACTCCCTGTCCACTTTCGGTTACCGGGGCAACCCCATCATGGGCGGCGGCAAGGGCATTCTGGGCACCAACCCATCGGGCACCTGGGGCGTGGGCGCGCGCGTCAAGGACGTTCCTTCGCTGGAAAACCTCACCCACACCCTGCGCGTCAACTACTTCGGCGGCACCAACAACACAAAGATGGCCTCTTACATCACGGGCCGCTAG
- a CDS encoding outer membrane homotrimeric porin — MKRVVVLLLAAGMLCALPVGSSAIDFTAKGRWAYNFNYGQNGNFTSGGKRTGFSSTEDEFEAAQQVRLQLDAAASERLSGTVQIELGGYNRGMGQYWGSNASGGALGADGDWVKIKGAYLDWMLPQADLKVRMGIQPIQLPDFINNSQVLADDAAGITASYAVTENVGLTAFWVRVLNDNSTSATNRNPGYMDNLDAVGLTVPLTFDGLSLTPWGLYAGIGPAINYDNVNEAQISRYNSYAAGSGLRAGLLPLLPPKGGAHADRRLSEYGNAVWAGLPGQVTAFEPFRISWDAVYGSVQYDNSSLNRSGWLASLLLEYKLEWSVPGIYGWYTSGDDDDLGNGSERMPSIHPNNPNGFSEFAFHGDPIMGRDSLLGKSMAGTWGVGARLKDMSFVENLSHTLRVNYIGGTNDPGVLKKLHSATGSWMAPNDNAGYAGREGLYLTRNDGLLEVGLSNKYKMYENFTIYSSLYYDALFLDKSDSVWGNSCMNGENDRTADAWNASVTFVYQF, encoded by the coding sequence ATGAAAAGGGTTGTTGTGCTGCTGCTGGCTGCCGGGATGTTGTGTGCGCTGCCGGTTGGCTCCAGCGCTATTGATTTTACTGCCAAAGGCCGTTGGGCATACAATTTTAACTATGGACAGAACGGCAATTTTACGTCCGGCGGCAAGCGGACGGGCTTCAGCAGTACCGAAGACGAATTTGAAGCGGCCCAGCAGGTGCGTCTGCAGTTGGACGCGGCGGCGTCCGAGCGTCTTTCCGGCACCGTACAGATCGAATTGGGCGGTTATAACCGCGGCATGGGGCAGTACTGGGGTTCCAATGCCAGCGGCGGGGCTCTGGGCGCGGACGGCGACTGGGTAAAAATTAAGGGCGCGTATCTGGACTGGATGCTGCCGCAGGCGGACCTCAAGGTGCGCATGGGTATTCAGCCCATCCAACTGCCCGACTTTATCAACAACAGCCAGGTACTGGCTGACGATGCGGCGGGCATTACGGCTTCCTACGCAGTTACGGAAAATGTGGGGTTGACGGCTTTTTGGGTGCGCGTTCTCAACGACAATTCCACCAGTGCCACCAACCGCAACCCAGGCTACATGGACAACCTGGACGCCGTGGGCCTGACCGTGCCGCTGACCTTCGACGGGCTCAGCCTGACGCCGTGGGGCCTGTATGCCGGCATTGGTCCGGCCATCAACTATGACAATGTCAACGAAGCCCAGATAAGCCGTTACAACAGTTATGCCGCTGGTTCAGGGCTGCGGGCAGGGCTCTTGCCCCTGCTGCCGCCCAAGGGAGGGGCGCATGCCGACCGCAGACTCAGCGAATACGGTAATGCCGTCTGGGCGGGTTTGCCCGGCCAAGTTACGGCTTTTGAGCCTTTCAGGATTTCGTGGGACGCGGTGTACGGTTCCGTGCAGTACGATAATTCTTCTTTGAATCGTTCCGGCTGGCTGGCCTCGTTGCTGCTTGAGTACAAGCTGGAGTGGAGCGTGCCCGGCATTTATGGCTGGTATACCTCCGGCGATGACGACGACCTGGGCAACGGTTCGGAGCGCATGCCCAGCATCCACCCCAACAATCCCAATGGCTTCTCGGAATTTGCCTTCCACGGCGACCCTATCATGGGGCGTGACAGCCTGCTGGGCAAATCCATGGCCGGCACCTGGGGTGTGGGCGCGCGGCTGAAGGACATGAGTTTTGTGGAGAACCTCAGCCACACTTTGCGCGTTAATTATATCGGCGGCACCAACGACCCCGGCGTGCTCAAAAAACTGCACAGCGCCACGGGCAGCTGGATGGCCCCCAACGACAACGCTGGCTATGCCGGACGCGAAGGCCTGTACCTGACCCGCAACGACGGGCTGCTGGAAGTGGGCTTGAGCAACAAGTACAAAATGTATGAGAATTTTACCATTTACAGCAGTCTGTACTACGACGCTCTGTTTCTGGACAAATCCGATTCCGTGTGGGGAAACAGCTGTATGAATGGTGAAAACGACCGCACGGCCGACGCCTGGAACGCCAGCGTGACGTTTGTCTATCAGTTCTAG